The proteins below come from a single Actinomycetota bacterium genomic window:
- a CDS encoding UDP-glucose/GDP-mannose dehydrogenase family protein: MRVAVIGVGHVGLVTAACLARWGHQVIGMDDDPDKIATLRSGGVPFHEPGLAELVNEGRSQGRLRFTDDVDDALADVAVAFVCVGTPSLPGGAPNLSFVERVGQAAANHATGDLVLVEKSTVPANTGVRLTQVIVREQARNGSSVSIDVASNPEFLREGQAVHDTLHPDRVVVGTDSERAAAALRDVYAPLLERHDCPYLRTDLVTAELIKHASNAFLATRISFINAIARICDQVGADVAVVAEGMGHDHRIGAHFLRAGLGYGGSCFPKDVDAFIHLSRSLGYDFRLLEEVRRVNDAMREHILEILRAELWHLEGKTVTLLGAAFKPGTDDLRNAPALWLAERLLAEGSHVRVYDPVALVHLKTCLPDVECVDDPLAACRDAHAAVVCTEWDQVTALRGQQLAAALAYPIVIDGRNVFDPETMRAAGVHYHAIGRPATKATLRRP, translated from the coding sequence ATGCGTGTCGCAGTGATCGGCGTCGGCCACGTCGGGCTCGTGACGGCGGCGTGTCTCGCGCGCTGGGGACACCAGGTCATCGGGATGGACGACGATCCCGACAAGATCGCGACGCTGCGCTCGGGCGGTGTCCCGTTCCACGAACCGGGGTTGGCCGAGCTCGTCAACGAGGGCCGGTCGCAGGGTCGGTTGCGCTTCACCGACGACGTGGATGACGCGCTGGCGGACGTGGCGGTGGCGTTCGTCTGCGTGGGGACCCCGTCGCTACCCGGTGGCGCCCCGAACCTGAGCTTCGTGGAGCGGGTCGGACAGGCCGCGGCGAACCATGCCACGGGCGACCTGGTCCTGGTGGAGAAGTCGACCGTGCCGGCCAACACCGGGGTGCGACTGACCCAGGTGATCGTCCGCGAGCAGGCCCGCAACGGCAGCTCCGTCTCGATCGACGTCGCATCCAACCCGGAGTTCCTGCGGGAAGGTCAGGCCGTCCACGACACCCTCCACCCCGACCGGGTGGTGGTCGGCACCGACTCCGAGCGTGCCGCCGCGGCCCTGCGTGACGTGTACGCCCCGCTGCTGGAGCGCCACGACTGCCCGTACCTGAGGACCGACCTGGTCACCGCCGAGCTGATCAAGCACGCGTCGAACGCGTTCCTGGCCACACGGATCTCGTTCATCAACGCGATCGCGCGCATCTGCGACCAGGTGGGAGCCGACGTAGCGGTCGTCGCCGAAGGGATGGGCCACGACCACCGCATCGGCGCGCACTTCCTGCGAGCGGGGCTCGGCTACGGCGGATCGTGCTTCCCCAAGGACGTGGACGCCTTCATCCACCTCTCGCGCAGCCTCGGGTACGACTTCCGCCTGCTGGAGGAGGTCCGTCGCGTCAACGACGCGATGCGCGAGCACATCCTCGAGATCCTCCGCGCCGAGCTGTGGCACCTGGAGGGCAAGACCGTGACGCTGCTGGGAGCGGCGTTCAAGCCGGGGACCGACGACCTGCGCAACGCCCCAGCTCTGTGGTTGGCGGAGCGACTGCTGGCCGAGGGTTCCCATGTACGGGTGTATGACCCGGTCGCGCTGGTGCACCTCAAGACCTGCCTCCCCGACGTCGAGTGCGTCGACGACCCGTTGGCGGCGTGCCGTGACGCGCATGCTGCCGTTGTGTGTACGGAGTGGGACCAGGTGACTGCCCTCCGCGGCCAGCAACTCGCCGCGGCGCTCGCCTACCCGATCGTCATCGACGGGCGGAACGTCTTCGATCCCGAGACGATGCGTGCCGCCGGGGTGCACTACCACGCCATCGGCCGTCCCGCCACCAAGGCGACGCTGCGACGACCATGA
- a CDS encoding SDR family oxidoreductase — protein MSRVVVTGGTGFLGSHLCRALIGRGDEVVAIDNLATGGLENLADLYSHDRFVFVKHDVSDYVWVPGPVDAILHLASPASPKDYLELPIQTLKVGSLGTHNTLGLAKEKHARYLLASTSEVYGDPQVSPQPESYWGHVNPVGPRGVYDEAKRFAEAMAMAYHRYHGVDVRIARIFNTYGPSMRPDDGRVISNFLVQALQGKPLTVYGDGSQTRSFCYVDDQVRGLLALLDCDHIGPVNIGNPTEFTVRELADIVLEVTGSRSAITYEPLPQDDPSQRRPDITLAREVLGWEPKIDLREGLRRTTRWFSECLPD, from the coding sequence ATGAGCCGTGTGGTCGTCACCGGCGGGACGGGGTTCTTGGGATCGCATCTGTGCCGGGCGCTGATCGGCCGCGGTGACGAAGTCGTGGCGATCGACAACCTCGCCACCGGCGGACTCGAGAACCTCGCCGACCTCTACAGCCACGACCGTTTCGTGTTCGTCAAGCACGACGTGTCCGACTACGTCTGGGTCCCTGGACCGGTCGATGCGATCCTGCACTTGGCCAGCCCCGCGTCGCCCAAGGACTACCTCGAGCTGCCGATCCAGACGTTGAAGGTCGGGAGCCTCGGGACCCACAACACGCTGGGCCTGGCCAAGGAGAAGCACGCCCGCTACCTGCTGGCCTCAACCAGCGAGGTGTACGGCGACCCGCAGGTCAGCCCGCAGCCGGAGTCGTACTGGGGACACGTCAACCCGGTGGGTCCGCGGGGCGTGTACGACGAGGCCAAGCGCTTCGCCGAGGCCATGGCGATGGCCTACCACCGCTACCACGGCGTCGACGTGCGGATCGCCCGGATCTTCAACACCTACGGGCCGTCGATGCGCCCCGACGACGGACGCGTGATCTCGAACTTCCTGGTCCAAGCGCTGCAGGGCAAGCCGCTCACCGTGTACGGCGACGGGTCACAGACCCGCAGCTTCTGCTACGTCGACGACCAGGTCCGGGGCCTGCTCGCGCTCCTCGACTGCGACCACATCGGCCCGGTCAACATCGGCAACCCGACGGAGTTCACCGTGCGCGAGCTGGCCGACATCGTCTTGGAGGTGACCGGCTCACGTTCGGCGATCACCTACGAGCCGCTGCCGCAGGACGACCCCAGCCAGCGGCGACCGGACATCACGCTGGCGCGTGAGGTGCTCGGGTGGGAGCCGAAGATCGACCTGCGTGAGGGTCTGCGCCGGACCACCAGGTGGTTCTCGGAGTGCCTACCGGACTGA
- a CDS encoding nucleotidyltransferase family protein encodes MSAARRATARVLLASVRGDGWRRPPPALNADLGAGHDLSDLCGAAVFHGVAGYVHHALWAAGGPEIARLVEPAYHGVVAGHLRGLATLQRVAAVLEPAGIPWLVVKGPVLVATAHARDDLRGYGDLDVLVPPYAFPDALVALEAAGGQAHVHSWGFHHRQAAGEVPVTLPDGATVDLHWDLCNTPELRRAFPIDTRSLFERAATVAVGGRDVRTLDPVDGLLHLALHTCTSGGNRLVWLKDVEGWLASWDPEDAEIVRRAHRWRVSLPVAVVLTKVGAVLEADVDPGLIRRLAPQVGWRAVTRSVWRVSPPAAARPGPSLDRLVMRSVRADQRASAAVLAHKARRLLTPSAGRTGGRRTHPADGHQRGAYLAAVVSGAFTSGT; translated from the coding sequence ATGAGCGCCGCCCGTCGGGCCACGGCGCGGGTGCTGCTGGCCAGCGTCCGTGGTGATGGGTGGCGCCGTCCACCGCCCGCCCTGAACGCGGACCTGGGAGCGGGCCACGACCTGTCCGACCTGTGCGGCGCTGCCGTGTTCCACGGCGTCGCCGGCTACGTCCACCACGCGCTGTGGGCGGCGGGCGGTCCGGAGATCGCCCGCCTCGTCGAACCGGCCTACCATGGTGTGGTCGCCGGTCACCTGCGGGGGCTGGCGACGTTACAGCGCGTCGCAGCGGTGCTAGAGCCGGCGGGCATCCCCTGGTTGGTCGTCAAGGGCCCGGTGCTAGTCGCGACCGCTCACGCTCGGGATGACCTGCGCGGCTACGGCGACCTGGACGTGCTCGTGCCCCCGTACGCCTTCCCCGACGCCCTAGTCGCCTTGGAGGCGGCCGGCGGACAGGCGCACGTGCACAGCTGGGGTTTCCACCACCGTCAAGCTGCGGGCGAGGTACCGGTCACCCTGCCGGACGGAGCGACCGTGGACCTGCACTGGGACCTGTGCAACACGCCGGAGCTGCGCCGGGCCTTCCCGATCGACACCCGCTCGCTGTTCGAGCGGGCCGCCACCGTCGCGGTCGGCGGCCGCGACGTCCGCACGCTCGACCCGGTCGACGGGCTGCTGCACCTGGCACTGCACACCTGCACCTCGGGTGGGAACCGGCTGGTCTGGCTGAAGGACGTCGAAGGCTGGCTGGCCTCCTGGGATCCGGAGGACGCCGAGATCGTCCGCCGGGCACATCGCTGGCGGGTCTCGCTGCCCGTGGCGGTGGTGCTGACCAAGGTCGGTGCCGTCCTGGAGGCCGACGTCGACCCGGGACTGATCCGCCGGCTGGCACCTCAGGTCGGATGGCGTGCCGTGACCCGGTCGGTCTGGCGGGTGTCCCCGCCCGCCGCGGCCCGGCCGGGACCGTCACTGGACCGGCTGGTCATGCGATCCGTCCGGGCCGACCAGCGCGCCAGCGCCGCCGTTCTCGCCCACAAGGCCCGACGGCTGCTCACGCCCTCTGCGGGCCGGACCGGCGGCCGACGGACGCATCCGGCGGACGGGCACCAACGAGGCGCCTACCTGGCGGCGGTCGTCTCGGGCGCGTTCACCAGCGGGACGTGA